One Psychrobacillus glaciei genomic region harbors:
- a CDS encoding Y-family DNA polymerase, whose product MFLLEGVDIVYEGLENRKIICIDMRSFFASCAAADAGLDVMTEPIAVIGNLEQKGSIVLAASPRMKKEFGVKTGTRLFEIPDHPSIHLIEPKMEFFVRVSVEIVRYLNQFVPNEAIHVYSVDECFADLGGTEKLWGPVENTIKRIQDGMYSQFQLPCAVGMGPNMLLAKLALDLDAKKSGFAKWMYEDVPKKLWPISPLSKMWGIGSRLEKTLNNMGIFTVGQLAQTSLEILESKFGVMGNQLYYHAWGVDLSELGAPLVEGQISYGKGQVLFRDYRTKKEVMAVVLEMCEDVARRAREAEMVGRTIHLAVGYSKEAFGGGFDRSRSIEESTNATMKIYKVCDRIFDEFYDHRPVRRLSISLTNLEPEHSMQLSLFEEDKWKVRKLGKTMDDLRSKYGSSAILRAVSYTEAGTAIKRAGLLGGHKK is encoded by the coding sequence ATGTTCCTTTTAGAGGGGGTGGATATCGTGTACGAAGGGTTAGAAAATCGAAAAATTATATGCATTGATATGCGAAGCTTTTTTGCAAGTTGTGCGGCAGCGGATGCTGGGCTCGATGTGATGACAGAGCCTATTGCTGTGATTGGTAATTTAGAGCAAAAGGGGAGTATTGTACTGGCTGCTTCGCCGAGAATGAAAAAAGAATTCGGTGTGAAAACAGGAACTAGGCTATTCGAAATTCCAGATCATCCGTCTATTCATTTAATCGAACCAAAGATGGAGTTTTTTGTTCGAGTTTCCGTCGAAATAGTCCGTTATTTAAATCAGTTTGTTCCAAATGAAGCGATTCATGTGTATAGCGTGGATGAATGCTTTGCTGATCTAGGTGGAACCGAAAAACTTTGGGGACCAGTAGAGAACACAATTAAGCGCATACAAGATGGGATGTATAGTCAGTTTCAATTGCCATGTGCAGTTGGAATGGGACCGAATATGCTACTGGCGAAGCTGGCGCTAGATTTAGATGCGAAAAAATCAGGTTTTGCCAAATGGATGTATGAAGATGTTCCCAAAAAGTTGTGGCCGATTTCCCCTTTAAGTAAAATGTGGGGAATTGGCTCACGCCTCGAAAAAACATTAAATAATATGGGTATTTTCACTGTAGGACAGTTAGCACAAACTTCTTTAGAAATATTGGAAAGTAAATTTGGTGTGATGGGAAACCAGTTATATTACCATGCTTGGGGGGTAGATCTATCTGAACTTGGTGCACCTCTAGTAGAAGGACAAATTAGTTACGGGAAAGGGCAAGTACTGTTTCGGGATTACAGAACGAAAAAAGAAGTAATGGCGGTAGTACTTGAGATGTGTGAAGACGTGGCAAGACGAGCAAGAGAGGCAGAAATGGTTGGAAGAACGATACATCTTGCTGTTGGATATAGTAAAGAGGCTTTCGGAGGAGGATTTGACCGTTCTCGCTCAATTGAAGAATCAACGAATGCCACGATGAAAATATATAAAGTATGTGATCGGATTTTTGACGAGTTTTATGATCATCGTCCCGTTCGCAGATTATCGATATCTTTAACGAATTTAGAACCGGAGCACTCGATGCAACTAAGCTTATTTGAAGAAGATAAATGGAAAGTACGGAAATTAGGAAAAACAATGGATGACTTACGAAGCAAATATGGCTCCTCTGCAATTTTACGTGCAGTGTCTTATACAGAAGCAGGAACGGCGATAAAACGAGCTGGATTGCTTGGTGGACATAAGAAATAA